Proteins encoded within one genomic window of Pochonia chlamydosporia 170 chromosome Unknown PCv3seq00032, whole genome shotgun sequence:
- a CDS encoding sugar porter (SP) family MFS transporter (similar to Coccidioides immitis RS XP_001242512.1), whose amino-acid sequence MSASLEKSGEDRKASVTLHTAPDVEHIEAPVTWKAYLLCAFASFGGIFFGYDSGYINGVLGSNIFIQAVEGPTATKISESHTSLIVSILSCGTFFGALIAGDVADWIGRKWTVIAGCVIYALGVVIQMITSPDHALGPIVAGRVIAGLGVGFESAIVILYMSEICPRKVRGALVAGYQFCITIGIMLASIVVYATKDYDNTGAYRVPIAIQFPWALILGIGLLFLPDSPRYFVKKGQIQKAINSLSRVRGQPENSEYVQTELAEIIANEEYERALIPSTTWFGSWANCFKGSLWSAKSNLRRTILGTSLQMMQQWTGVNFIFYYSTPFLQSTGAISNTFLISLIFTLVNVCSTPLSFWTVERFGRRTILIIGAAGMLICQFLVAIIGVTVGFNHTHPDPSNPKNNIADNIAAVNAQIAFIAIFIFWFASTWGPGAWIVIGEIFPLPIRSRGVGLSTASNWLWNTIIAVSDLPHQLTIITRFNSVERD is encoded by the exons aTGTCTGCCAGTCTCGAGAAGTCGGGAGAGGACCGAAAGGCTTCGGTTACTCTCCACACTGCCCCTGATGTCGAGCACATCGAGGCTCCCGTCACTTGGAAGGCCTATCTTCTTTGCGCCTTTGCCTCCTTCGGTGGTATCTTCTTCGGTTATGATTCCGGTTACATCAACGGTGTCTTGGGCTCCAACATTTTCATCCAGGCTGTTGAAGGCCCCACTGCGACCAAGATTTCCGAATCTCACACTTCTCTGATCGTCTCTATCCTGTCCTGCGGAACCTTCTTTGGTGCTTTGattgctggtgatgttgccGACTGGATCGGCCGTAAGTGGACCGTCATCGCTGGATGTGTCATCTACgctcttggtgttgtcatCCAGATGATTACCAGCCCCGATCATGCTCTTGGCCCCATCGTCGCCGGTCGTGTTATTGCCGGTCTTGGTGTCGGTTTCGAGTCTGCCATTGTTATTCTGTACATGTCTGAAATT TGCCCTCGCAAGGTTCGTGGTGCTCTCGTTGCCGGCTACCAGttctgcatcaccatcggTATCATGTTGGCCTCCATCGTGGTTTACGCCACCAAGGATTACGACAACACCGGTGCTTACCGTGTGCCCATTGCCATTCAGTTCCCCTGGGCCCTGATCTTGGGTATCggtttgctcttcttgcctgACTCTCCTCGTTACTTCGTCAAGAAGGGTCAGATCCAGAAGGCTATCAACTCTCTGTCTCGCGTTCGTGGCCAGCCTGAGAACTCCGAATACGTCCAGACCGAACTTGCTGAGATTATCGCCAACGAGGAGTACGAGCGTGCTCTCATTCCTTCTACCACCTGGTTCGGATCTTGGGCCAATTGCTTCAAGGGTAGCCTCTGGAGTGCCAAATCCAACTTGCGCCGAACCATTCTGGGTACCTCtttgcagatgatgcagcagtGGACTGgtgtcaacttcatcttctaCTACTCCACTCCCTTCCTTCAGTCTACTGGTGCCATTAGCAACACTTTCTTGATCTCGCTCATCTTCACTCTCGTCAACGTCTGCTCAACCCCTCTGTCCTTCTGGACTGTTGAGAGATTCGGTCGTCGTACTATTCTCATTATCGGCGCTGCTGGTATGCTTATCTGCCAGTTCCTCGTTGCCATCATCGGTGTCACTGTCGGTTTCAACCACACCCACCCTGATCCCAGCAACCccaagaacaacattgccgacAACATTGCTGCCGTCAACGCCCAGATtgccttcatcgccatcttcatcttctggtTCGCTTCCACCTGGGGTCCTGGTGCCTGGATTGTTATTGGCGAGATTTTCCCTCTCCCCATTCGATCCCGTGGTGTCGGTCTCTCCACTGCCTCCAACTGGCTCTGgaacaccatcattgccGTCTCCGATTTGCCTCACCAACTTACTATAATCACAAGGTTTAATAGCGTAGAAAGGGACTAA